The Dehalococcoides mccartyi CG5 genome contains the following window.
TGCTACAATACTGGTGGACAAGGCGGATGAAGCTCTGAGTTTCAGCCAAAAGGCCGCCTGATACCAGAAAGACCTTAGATGGCAGAGCTGCCCGAAGAAGAAATATCAATATGTGCAACCGGTGCCGAGCTAAAGACCCGTACATGGTTTAAAAAGTGGGGAATTTGGCTCGGCGTTCTGGTTATTATAATCAGCATTGCCCTTTCGGTTTGGCTCATCATCCGCCGGGATATTATTCAGGATTTGGCCGGCTATGGATATATAGGCATGTTTGCCATCAGTTTTCTGGGTAGCTCCATTTCTATTGTTCCGGTACCCATGCTGGCTGTCCAGTTTACGCTGGGCGGGGTCTTGCCGCCGCCGGTGGGAGATCCGATACTGGGGCCGCTCTTCGCCGGAGTGGTAGCCAGCTTAGCCGAAGCTCTGGGGGGCTTTTCCATTTACATGACCGGCTATTCAGGTAAATCCAGTCTGGCCGGATCAGATTCAGGCAGCAAACTAAACCGCTTGTACTGCAGAATGCTGAAGCTGATGGAAAGGCGGGGTTCACTTATGGTTTTTATACTTTCAGCTATTATCAACCCTTTTTTCTACCCCATGACTCTGGCCGCCGGAGCAGTAAATTTCGGTATCCGCAAATTTATGCTGATTTCACTGGCCGGCAAGTTTATTAAATGCACTGCCATCTGCTATGCCGGCTATTTCGGCCTGACCCGCCTGTTTGGCCTTGAATAGGTTTGCATCGCAGCTTAAATTGACCCGTTCCAAAGCTTAGCGTATAATAAAAAATTGTCATTCAGATATAAAGAGGCTGTCTATTTTGCATGAATCTTGCGGCGTTTTCGGTGTATTTGCCCCCGGTCAGGATGTAGCCCGACTCACATTTTTCGCTCTGTTTGCCTTGCAGCACAGAGGGCAGGAAAGTTCAGGCATATCTACATCTGATGGACAGGAGCTTAAGCTTCATTCCCAGATGGGTCTGGTTTCCCATATTTTCACTGAAGATATACTTAAAAAACTGGACGGCCATATTGCCATAGGCCACAACCGCTATTCCACCACCGGTTCAAGCCAGCAGATTAACGCCCAGCCCTTTGTAATGGGGCAGGGAGATAATGTTATAGCCATAGCCCATAATGGCAACATCGTAAATTCCGAAGCTTTGAATACAGAACTTACCTCTCAGGGATACACCTTTAAGACATCCACTGATACCGAAATAATCAGCCAGCTTATCCTTTCATCTATTGAAACTGACTGGGTCAAACGGATACGTTATGCCATGAACCGCCTGAAAGGGGCTTTTTCCTGCACCCTTATGACCAAAGACACCCTATTTGCCATGCGTGACTCACTGGGTGTCCGTCCCCTGTGCTTGGGTAAAATTCAGGGCGGTTATGTAGTCACTTCTGAAAGCTGTGCTCTTGACCATATCGGAGCTGATTTCGTGCGTGAAATAGAGCCAGGCGAGATTGTAGCTATAAACGGAAACGGCATAACCAGTTTTAAACAGCAAAGCTCCAGACGGGCTTTGTGTATATTTGAGTTCATTTATTTTGCCCGCCCAGATAGCCTGATAGACGGGCGTCTTTTGTATTCCGCCCGCCAAGCCATGGGGGTAGAACTGGCCAAGGAATACCCGGTAGATGCAGACCTGGTTATAGGCGTACCTGACTCTGCCACGGCTGCCGGTATCGGCTATGCCGTAGGTTCAGGCATTCCTCCAGCCGAAGGCCTTATTAAAAACCGCTACATGGGGCGAACCTTTATTCAGCCTGACCAGCGTCTGCGTGATTTGGGCGTGAAACTAAAGTTCAATCCCCTTAAGAGCGTTCTGGAAGATAAGCGGGTAGTACTGGTAGATGACAGCATAGTCCGGGGAACTACCACCCCACAGGTTATCCGCCTGTTACGTAAAGCCGGCGCCAAAGAAGTCCATATGCGGGTATGCGCACCCCCCATAACCAACCCATGTTTCTTCGGGGTAGATATGGCCACCCGTTCAGAACTTATTGCCGCCAGAATGAGCATACCTGAGATACAAAAATACATAGGAGCAGATTCACTTGGCTATCTTAGCCTGCCCGGGTTGATAAATGCCGTGGGGCTGCCTGAGAAGAATTTCTGTCTGGCCTGTTTCACCGGCGAATATGCCCTGCCAGTTCAACTGGAAATGGATAAATTTGCACTTGGCAATCAACGACACAACTGTTGCCAGATGCCTTCACCCGAAAGCTAGTTTTCCACCCCAAAAGAGCTATCCCGCGCCTGATACCGCTTGAAGTTTAACGCCTTCGGCGGTGTTTTATTCGTTGCAGTTGATAGTTATTTCTGATAATCTTAGTTACCACGATTTGAGAGGTGGCCACATCAAAGATACATATGCAGGGGCAGGAGTGGATATAAACTCCGCCTCAAAATCAAAAGAACTCATCAAACAATACGCCAAAGCCACTCTTGGACCTCAAGTGCTGGCAGGTCCGGGATTTTTCGGCGGAATGTACGAATTCAAGGGTTACAAAAACCCGGTACTGGTTTCCAGCTGTGACGGCGTAGGCACCAAACTGAAAATTGCCGGCGTGCTGAATAAACACGATACTATAGGCATTGACATTGTCAATCACTCTGTCAATGATATATTGACCTCCGGGGCTGAACCCATCTTTTTCCTTGATTACATTGCCATGGGCAAGCTATCACCAGGAAAGATAACCGAAATTGTCAAGGGACTGTCAACCGCCTGTCTAGAGGCGGGATGTGCCCTTATCGGCGGTGAAACTGCCGAAATGCCCGGCCTTTACCACGGGGAAGATTACGATTTGGCCGGATTTATTGTCGGGGTAGTTGAAAAAGAAAATATGCTTATCAACCGGGGCATCAAACCGGGAGATGTGATTTTGGGTCTGGCTTCAAACGGACTCCATACCAACGGTTATTCTCTGGCACGCAAAGTTCTGGGTGAAAGCCGTGAATCACTGGACAAATACTATCCTGAACTCGGGCAAACAGCAGGCGAAGCCATGCTGGTACCCCACCGCAGTTATCTAAAAGAAATAAAGCCCAACCTCCTTCTCATAAAAGGGTTAGCCCACATAACCGGCGGCGGCCTGACGGATAATGTCCCTAGGACACTGCCTGAAGATGTGTCCGCCCGTTTTGAAACTAAAAACTGGGAAATACCGCCCTTGTTCCAGCTTATCCAAAAAACCGGTGGAATAGACCGCGAAGAGATGTTCCATGTGTTCAATATGGGTATAGGTATGGTTATAATAGCCGGCACTGAAGAGGCCGGGCTTATTATGAAAAACCTGCCGGAAGCAAAAATCATCGGGGAGATTATTGCCCGCCAGAGCGGAGCACAAGTGATAATTGAATGAGCAGCCGGGATTACTTCAATCAGGTAGCCGACAACTGGGATGAAATGCGTCAGGGCTTTTTCTCAGACCGGATACGCGAAGCTGCCCTTGAAGCCGCAGATGTAAAACCGAACAGCATAGCCGCTGATATAGGGGCAGGCACAGGATACTTGACCGCAGGACTGCTGCAAAAGAATTGCCGGGTTATAGCCGTTGACCAGTCAGCCGCCATGCTTGAAAAGATAAAGTCCAAGTTCGGGGTGCGAAATGTCTCCTGCCTACAGGCAGATGGAAACGCACTCCCTTTAAAAAACCAAAGCGTAGATTACAGCTTTGCCAATATGTTTCTTCATCATGCCGAAGATCCGGCAGGGGTGATAAATGAAATGAGCCGGATACTTCTGCCGGGCGGACGGCTGGTCATAACAGACCTTTGCCTCCATACCCATACAAATATGCAAAAAGAGCATCACGACCGCTGGCCGGGGTTTGAACTGAAAGATGTCAAGGGTTGGTTTGAACAGGCCGGTCTTCAAAATATCCGGGTTGAAACCTTGAACCAGAAATGTACCGCATCAAGCTGCACCTGCCAAGAGCAGATTGCCATAGATATTTTTCTGGCCTCAGGTGAGAAATAAAATTTATTTAACATAAGGAGGGATTGTCATGAGGGCTATCCTAAGCGTCTCAGATAAAACCGGTCTTATCGAATTCGCCAGGGGCTTGTCAGAACTGGGTTTTGATATATACAGCACCGGCGGAACCAAGAAATCACTCCAGCAGGCAAATGTAACTGTTCACAGTATTTCAGACATGACCGATTCACCCGAAATACTGGACGGACGGGTTAAAACCCTGCACCCCAAGGTACACGGTGGCATACTAGCCCGGCGTGACCTGCCCGAACATATGGCCGAACTGGAAAAATACAATATCCAACCCATTGACATGGTGGTAGTCAATCTCTATCCCTTTGTCAAGACTGTGTCGCGTCCGGATGTCAGCCTGACCGATGCACTGGAGAATATTGATATTGGCGGCCCGACCATGATACGTGCTTCTGCCAAAAACTTCCCCAGTGTGACAGTGGTGGTAGACCCCCAGGATTACCCCCGTGTTCTGGAACACCTCAAGACCGGCACTTTGAGCCTAGATGAACGCAAGAAGCTTGCCCAGAAGGCCTTTCAGCATGTAGCTATGTACGATACTGCTATCTCCCAATATCTCTGGCAGGGAGAAGAGGGCTTCCCCGAGAATATGACCATAGCCCTTTCCAAGCGCTATGACCTGCGTTACGGTGAAAATCCCCATCAGCCGGCAGTTTTCTATGCTGAAAACAGGGTAGGGCACGGGCAGAACACCGGCATTACCTGGGCACAACAGGCCTGGGGCAAACAGCTTTCCTTTAACAATATCCTGGATGCCGACGCCGCATGGGGAGCCGCCACTGATTTTTCGGCCGCCACAGTAGCCATAGTCAAGCATACCAATACCTGTGGTCTGTGCAGCCGCGAAGACGTAGCCGAAGCCTACAAGAGAGCTTTTTCCGGAGACCCTGTTTCAGCTTACGGGGGCATCGTAGCCTCAAACCGCAAGGTGACTCTGTCCATGGCCGAAGCCATGAAAGGCACCTTTTATGAAATTATTATTGCCCCCGAATACGAGCCGGAGGCGCTGGAATTCCTTAAAACCCGCAAGGATTTACGCATACTTATAGCCGAGCTTCCCAAACATAATGAGGCCGAAACCCGTTCACTGGATTACCGCAGGGTAAAGGGAGGGCTGCTGGTACAAGCCGCTGATGAACTGGCGGAAAATGCCGTCCAGACCAAGGTGGTAACCAAGCGCGAACCCACCCCTGAGGAAATGTCAGATTTGAAATTTGCATGGCGGGCAGTCAAGCATATCAAATCCAACGCCATTGTGCTGGCTAAGAACAATGTTCTGCTGGGTATGGGAGCCGGACAACCCAACAGGGTAGTCAGTGTAGACATTGCCAAGAGCAAAGCCGGTGAGGCTTCAAAGGGTAGTGTCATGGCCTCTGACGCCATGTTCCCCTTCCCTGACAGCGTTGAACAGGCTGCCGCTGCCGGAGTGACCGCCATTATCCAGCCAGGCGGTTCTATCCGTGACCAGGAGTCTATTGATGCCGCCAACAAGCACAACATAGCTATGGTCTTTACCGGCACCCGTCACTTCCGCCATTAGAATGAACCGGAGGAGTTATGACTTTTAAACCGAAGTTTAATATACCCGGAAACCTGCTGGCAGGGGATACCACAGATATCTATTTTGCCCGGACAGTGGAAATACTGGCTAAAGAAAACCGGAACCCTGTAGCGGTAATGGAAGTATTCGCCACCCGGCCCGGCATTCTGTGCGGTCTGAGCGAGGCTGTAGAGCTTCTTCAGGCGATATTGCCGGCAGGTGAGGGAGAAATATGGGCACTGGAAGACGGTGACCAGATTTCAGCCAAGGAAGTCGTGATGCGTATCAAAGCTCCTTACCTAAGCTTCGGCCTTTACGAGACTGTTTATTTAGGCATGCTGGCTTCGGGTACTGGCTGGGCAACCGCCGCCCGCGAATGTGCGGAGGCGGCAGGGGATATACCTGTTACCAGTTTTGGTGCCCGGCATATTCACCCGCTGGTAGCCGGCCGCATGGATTATGCCGCCATGGTGGGCGGGTGCGAAGGCTGTTCGTCCATTGAAGGGGCGCGCCTTTCGGGCATCAACCCTTCTGGTACTATTCCCCACGCCCTGATACTGGTTATGGGTGATACTTTAAAGGCCACTCTGGCCTTTGACAAATACATGCCGTCCCAGATACCCAGAGTAGCTCTGGTAGACACCTTTAAAGACGAGGTTGAGGAAAGCCTGCGGGTAGCCGAAGCCATGGGACAAAGGCTGGACAGCGTCAGGCTGGACACCCCCCTTGAGAGAGGGCGGGTTACGGCAGATTTAGTTAAAGAAGTGCGTGCCAATCTGGATATGGCCGGACACAGGCATGTCAAGATATTTGTTTCCGGCGGCCTTACCCCGGAACGCATACGCTACTTTGCGGAAAATAATGCCCCGGTAGACGGCTACGGAACAGGCAGTTATATAAGCGGTGCCCGCCCCATTGACTTCACCGCAGACCTGCACGAAATTGAAGGCAAACCGGTAGCCAAACGGGGGCGCATACCAGGTCTCGCCCAGAACCCCCGCCTTAAAAAAGTGCGTTAGCTATATTTAAACTCTAGATTATAAAGCGGCCTTAACCAGCCGCTTTTTCTTTTGTTTGCCAGTTTGATACGTCTAAATAAAACTCTAAAAAGCAGTGGCCCCCGTTATATTATTTGACAGAAAAAACCAATTGGAGTATTATTCAGTATATTCTGATTTTACTGATTTACTAGTGAGGCAAATATGGAAGAAAAGTGCTGTTGCGGGATAGATGCCATCTTAAGCATAGACGCCCGTGGTCAGCTGGTACTCCCAAAGGAAATCCGCACCAAACTGGATATCCAGCCGGGAGACAAACTGGCGGCCATTACCCAGCATTCAGGTGGAAAACCCTGTTGCCTGCTACTCATAAAAGCAGACGAGTTTTCGGAACTGGCCAAAGAAATAGTCAGCCCCATTTTAAAAAACATGACAGTTGCAGGAGGAGATTAACCCATGACAGACATCAAGAAACTGGTGCGTGATGAATACGGACAGATAGCCGAAAGAGCGGCTTCACCCGCCAGCGGTTGCAGTTGCTGCAGCAGCAGCTCTAATATGGCGGCAGAATCCAGCCTTCAGGCAGGCTACAGCCCTGAAGAAATAAACTCCGTCCCCGAAGGTGCCAACCTGGGATTGGGCTGCGGTAACCCTCTGGCGCTAGCCGAAATAAAAGAAGGTGAAACTGTACTGGATTTGGGGTCAGGCGGCGGTTTTGACTGTTTTCTGGCCAGCCCGCGGGTGGGTGAAAAAGGCAAAGTAATAGGTGTAGACATGACACCCCAAATGTTGTCTATAGCCAAACGCAACGCTTTTCAGGGTGGTTATACCAATGTGGAATTCATTCAGGGGGAGATTGAAAACCTGCCGCTTGAGGCAAACAGTATAGACCTTATTATCTCCAACTGCGTTATAAATCTGTCACCGGACAAGCCTGCAGTCTTCAAGGAAGCCATGCGGGTACTCAAGCCGGGAGGTCGGATAGTCATTTCGGATATTGTGCTGGAAGGAGACCTGCCAGACGAAGTCCGCAAATCTGCCGCCGCCTATGTGAGTTGCATTGCCGGAGCAGAACAGATGTATGATTATCTGGATATTATCAATGATGCCGGTTTTGTTGACATAACATTACTATCCAAAGAAACCTACGGCTCAGACAGCTGTGGTGACGAGGGTTGCGGCTGTAGTTGCAGCTGTTCAGATGAATCCTGCCACAGCCACCAAGATGCCGAAACCAACGAACTAGACGGTTTAATCAGCAGTTTAAGGCTCAAGGCCTACAAACCGCTTTAACCCAACAGCCTGAATTCCACCCGAAGCACCCGGCGGGTATTTTCATCTACCTTGGCGGATTCGCCAATACGGTAACCCACCAGCCAGAGT
Protein-coding sequences here:
- a CDS encoding VTT domain-containing protein, with protein sequence MAELPEEEISICATGAELKTRTWFKKWGIWLGVLVIIISIALSVWLIIRRDIIQDLAGYGYIGMFAISFLGSSISIVPVPMLAVQFTLGGVLPPPVGDPILGPLFAGVVASLAEALGGFSIYMTGYSGKSSLAGSDSGSKLNRLYCRMLKLMERRGSLMVFILSAIINPFFYPMTLAAGAVNFGIRKFMLISLAGKFIKCTAICYAGYFGLTRLFGLE
- the purF gene encoding amidophosphoribosyltransferase yields the protein MHESCGVFGVFAPGQDVARLTFFALFALQHRGQESSGISTSDGQELKLHSQMGLVSHIFTEDILKKLDGHIAIGHNRYSTTGSSQQINAQPFVMGQGDNVIAIAHNGNIVNSEALNTELTSQGYTFKTSTDTEIISQLILSSIETDWVKRIRYAMNRLKGAFSCTLMTKDTLFAMRDSLGVRPLCLGKIQGGYVVTSESCALDHIGADFVREIEPGEIVAINGNGITSFKQQSSRRALCIFEFIYFARPDSLIDGRLLYSARQAMGVELAKEYPVDADLVIGVPDSATAAGIGYAVGSGIPPAEGLIKNRYMGRTFIQPDQRLRDLGVKLKFNPLKSVLEDKRVVLVDDSIVRGTTTPQVIRLLRKAGAKEVHMRVCAPPITNPCFFGVDMATRSELIAARMSIPEIQKYIGADSLGYLSLPGLINAVGLPEKNFCLACFTGEYALPVQLEMDKFALGNQRHNCCQMPSPES
- the purM gene encoding phosphoribosylformylglycinamidine cyclo-ligase, whose translation is MRGGHIKDTYAGAGVDINSASKSKELIKQYAKATLGPQVLAGPGFFGGMYEFKGYKNPVLVSSCDGVGTKLKIAGVLNKHDTIGIDIVNHSVNDILTSGAEPIFFLDYIAMGKLSPGKITEIVKGLSTACLEAGCALIGGETAEMPGLYHGEDYDLAGFIVGVVEKENMLINRGIKPGDVILGLASNGLHTNGYSLARKVLGESRESLDKYYPELGQTAGEAMLVPHRSYLKEIKPNLLLIKGLAHITGGGLTDNVPRTLPEDVSARFETKNWEIPPLFQLIQKTGGIDREEMFHVFNMGIGMVIIAGTEEAGLIMKNLPEAKIIGEIIARQSGAQVIIE
- a CDS encoding class I SAM-dependent methyltransferase; protein product: MSSRDYFNQVADNWDEMRQGFFSDRIREAALEAADVKPNSIAADIGAGTGYLTAGLLQKNCRVIAVDQSAAMLEKIKSKFGVRNVSCLQADGNALPLKNQSVDYSFANMFLHHAEDPAGVINEMSRILLPGGRLVITDLCLHTHTNMQKEHHDRWPGFELKDVKGWFEQAGLQNIRVETLNQKCTASSCTCQEQIAIDIFLASGEK
- the purH gene encoding bifunctional phosphoribosylaminoimidazolecarboxamide formyltransferase/IMP cyclohydrolase, yielding MVMRAILSVSDKTGLIEFARGLSELGFDIYSTGGTKKSLQQANVTVHSISDMTDSPEILDGRVKTLHPKVHGGILARRDLPEHMAELEKYNIQPIDMVVVNLYPFVKTVSRPDVSLTDALENIDIGGPTMIRASAKNFPSVTVVVDPQDYPRVLEHLKTGTLSLDERKKLAQKAFQHVAMYDTAISQYLWQGEEGFPENMTIALSKRYDLRYGENPHQPAVFYAENRVGHGQNTGITWAQQAWGKQLSFNNILDADAAWGAATDFSAATVAIVKHTNTCGLCSREDVAEAYKRAFSGDPVSAYGGIVASNRKVTLSMAEAMKGTFYEIIIAPEYEPEALEFLKTRKDLRILIAELPKHNEAETRSLDYRRVKGGLLVQAADELAENAVQTKVVTKREPTPEEMSDLKFAWRAVKHIKSNAIVLAKNNVLLGMGAGQPNRVVSVDIAKSKAGEASKGSVMASDAMFPFPDSVEQAAAAGVTAIIQPGGSIRDQESIDAANKHNIAMVFTGTRHFRH
- a CDS encoding nicotinate phosphoribosyltransferase — its product is MTFKPKFNIPGNLLAGDTTDIYFARTVEILAKENRNPVAVMEVFATRPGILCGLSEAVELLQAILPAGEGEIWALEDGDQISAKEVVMRIKAPYLSFGLYETVYLGMLASGTGWATAARECAEAAGDIPVTSFGARHIHPLVAGRMDYAAMVGGCEGCSSIEGARLSGINPSGTIPHALILVMGDTLKATLAFDKYMPSQIPRVALVDTFKDEVEESLRVAEAMGQRLDSVRLDTPLERGRVTADLVKEVRANLDMAGHRHVKIFVSGGLTPERIRYFAENNAPVDGYGTGSYISGARPIDFTADLHEIEGKPVAKRGRIPGLAQNPRLKKVR
- the hgcC gene encoding HgcAB-associated protein HgcC — its product is MEEKCCCGIDAILSIDARGQLVLPKEIRTKLDIQPGDKLAAITQHSGGKPCCLLLIKADEFSELAKEIVSPILKNMTVAGGD
- a CDS encoding arsenite methyltransferase, which gives rise to MTDIKKLVRDEYGQIAERAASPASGCSCCSSSSNMAAESSLQAGYSPEEINSVPEGANLGLGCGNPLALAEIKEGETVLDLGSGGGFDCFLASPRVGEKGKVIGVDMTPQMLSIAKRNAFQGGYTNVEFIQGEIENLPLEANSIDLIISNCVINLSPDKPAVFKEAMRVLKPGGRIVISDIVLEGDLPDEVRKSAAAYVSCIAGAEQMYDYLDIINDAGFVDITLLSKETYGSDSCGDEGCGCSCSCSDESCHSHQDAETNELDGLISSLRLKAYKPL